A genomic stretch from Theobroma cacao cultivar B97-61/B2 chromosome 4, Criollo_cocoa_genome_V2, whole genome shotgun sequence includes:
- the LOC18603269 gene encoding multiple organellar RNA editing factor 2, chloroplastic, translated as MAQTLTRAASSAVTRYLTISVLSPKRLLSTTSITHPPPIPSLLFSRRPLTPLSHAVRALPLVPTRFTAIRCRVNRSGNSYSPLNSGSNFSDRPPTEMAPLFPGCDYQHWLIVMDKPGGEGATKQQMIDCYIETLAKVVGSKEEAIKRIYNVSCERYLAFGCEIDEETSQKLEGLPGVLFVLPDSYVDPEYKDYGAELFVNGEIVQRPPERQRRVEPQPQRAQDRPRYNDRTRYVRRRENMR; from the exons ATGGCACAAACCCTAACACGTGCCGCCAGCTCCGCCGTCACGCGCTACCTTACTATCTCCGTGCTCAGCCCCAAACGCCTCCTCTCCACCACCTCCATCACCCACCCTCCTCCCATCCCTTCTCTCCTTTTCTCCCGTCGCCCTCTAACCCCTCTTTCCCACGCCGTCCGAGCTCTCCCTCTCGTCCCCACGCGCTTCACCGCCATCCGATGCCGCGTCAACCGCTCTGGAAACTCCTACTCCCCGCTGAACTCGGGGTCGAACTTCAGTGACCGGCCACCTACCGAGATGGCCCCGCTTTTTCCGGGGTGTGATTATCAGCATTGGCTTATTGTTATGGATAAGCCCGGTGGGGAAGGAGCAACTAAGCAGCAAATGATTGATTGTTATATTGAAACCCTTGCTAAAGTCGTTGGCAG CAAGGAAGAAGCCATTAAGAGGATCTACAACGTTTCCTGTGAGAGGTACCTTGCATTCGGCTGTGAGATTGATGAGGAGACCTCACAAAAGCTAGAAG GATTGCCTGGTGTTCTCTTTGTGCTTCCGGATTCTTATGTTGACCCTGAATACAAGGACTATGGGG CTGAATTGTTTGTTAATGGTGAGATTGTTCAAAGACCACCTGAAAGACAAAGGAGGGTGGAACCACAGCCCCAGAGAGCCCAAGACAGGCCAAGGTACAATGACAGGACTCGTTACGTGCGCCGCAGAGAGAACATGCGGTGA
- the LOC108661639 gene encoding uncharacterized protein LOC108661639, translating to MDTASEIWTALKQNFAQPDDTRICNLQYTIGNITQGSRPVDAYFIELKGVWEELRSFRPLPHCDCGNCNPNCFKKYFEQYKKDMVFKFLNGLNESFSTVRSQIILMDPIPALDKVYSLVLREEAQRNMHFQTQPTLETAAMYIAAERKKKVKRDIICNHCGKKGHVKEECYRLVGFLEDFKFTKGKNNVKKGKAAVNNVSSVADSSAGESQFDNEEESGGNSSMSQMSIIKQQVRRLMELLSENGLTDSNGKNFSSNTLQTNPSLINLAFAGHSFMDSD from the exons ATGGACACAGCCTCAGAAATCTGGACTGCACTAAAACAAAACTTTGCACAGCCTGATGACACTAGGATATGCAATTTGCAGTACACTATTGGTAACATAACACAAGGTTCACGACCAGTGGATGCATATTTTATTGAACTAAAAGGGGTATGGGAGGAGTTAAGAAGTTTCAGACCCTTACCACACTGTGATTGTGGAAATTGCAATCCAAATTGCTTCAAGAAGTACTTTGAACAGTATAAAAAAGACATGGTTTTCAAGTTTTTAAATGGCTTGAACGAATCCTTTTCTACTGTGAGATCCCAGATAATCCTCATGGATCCTATTCCAGCTCTTGACAAAGTGTACAGTCTGGTTTTGAGGGAAGAAGCACAAAGAAACATGCATTTTCAAACACAGCCAACTCTTGAAACAGCTGCAATGTATATTGCAgcagaaaggaagaagaaagttaAGAGGGACATAATTTGTAATCATTGTGGGAAGAAAGGGCATGTGAAGGAGGAGTGCTACAGGCTGGTTGGATTTTTAGAGGATTTCAAATTTACCAAAGGGAAGAACAATGTCAAAAAAGGGAAGGCAGCTGTAAACAATGTCTCTTCAGTCGCAGACTCATCAGCTGGTGAAAGTCAATTTGACAATGAGGAAGAGTCTGGAGGGAATTCATCCATGTCTCAGATGTCCATCATCAAACAGCAAGTAAGGAGATTAATGGAGCTCTTAAGTGAGAATGGTTTAACAGATTCTAATGGTAAGAACTTTTCATCAAACACCTTGCAGACAAACCCTTCCTTGATCAATTTAGCTTTTGCAG GACACTCATTCATGGACAGTGACTAG
- the LOC108661638 gene encoding uncharacterized mitochondrial protein AtMg00810-like: protein MQKFSIAILRYGFQQSASDHSLFTMKTDDGNFTALLVYLDDILIGSASVQESNKVKDFLNSLFKLRDLGTVKYFLGLEIAKSPKGISICQRKYTLDLLEENGLLGAKPVSTLIDYNHKLCKVKDGEILSDPTSYRQLIGKLIYLTFSRPDICYAVQVLSQFMDKPRKEHLVAAHRILKYLKASLGQGILMKSKSTLKISRYADSDWAGCSDTRRSVIGFCIFIGDSLVSWKSKKQSVVARSSVEAEYRSMVSTCCEMIWIKSILEDFGIKQNEAMDLYSDSQSVIHKSKNPVFHERTKHIEIDCHFIREKVLTRLIKPKHISSSTHITDILTKALQPNQFYKLLSKMSVHDIHCSS, encoded by the coding sequence ATGCAAAAATTTTCTATAGCTATTCTGAGATATGGATTTCAACAGTCAGCCTCAGATCATTCATtgttcaccatgaaaacagaTGATGGAAACTTTACAGCATTACTTGTCTATTTAGATGACATTCTTATTGGTAGCGCATCTGTTCAGGAATCAAACAAAGTCAAGGATTTTCTGAACTCTCTTTTTAAACTTAGAGACTTGGGAacagtaaaatattttttggggCTTGAAATTGCTAAGTCACCTAAAGGGATTTCAATATGCCAAAGGAAGTATACTCTTGATCTCCTAGAAGAGAATGGGCTTCTTGGAGCTAAACCAGTAAGTACACTGATTGATTATAACCACAAACTCTGCAAAGTCAAGGATGGGGAAATATTGTCAGATCCTACAAGCTACAGGCAATTGATTGGAAAGCTGATATACTTGACTTTTAGCAGACCAGATATCTGTTATGCTGTGCAAGTTCTATCTCAATTTATGGACAAACCGAGAAAGGAACACCTAGTTGCAGCTCATAGGATTTTAAAGTATTTGAAAGCATCACTGGGGCAAGGAATACTAATGAAGTCAAAATCCACTCTAAAAATATCAAGATATGCTGACAGTGATTGGGCAGGATGTTCAGACACCAGAAGGTCAGTCATTGGTTTTTGCATCTTCATTGGGGACTCACTTGTAAGTtggaaatcaaagaaacagTCAGTAGTTGCTAGGAGTTCAGTTGAAGCAGAGTACAGATCAATGGTTTCAACTTGTTGTGAAATGATCTGGATCAAAAGTATTTTAGAAGATTTCGGaatcaaacaaaatgaagCAATGGATCTTTATTCTGATAGTCAGTCTGTTATACACAAAAGTAAGAATCCAGTGTTTCATGAGAGGACCAAACACATAGAAATAGATtgtcattttattagagaaaaGGTCCTCACTAGGTTGATCAAACCAAAGCACATTTCAAGCAGCACACATATAACAGATATTCTTACTAAAGCATTGCAGCCGAATCAATTCTACAAACTCTTGAGCAAGATGAGCGTTCATGATATTCACTGTTCCTCTTAA
- the LOC18603270 gene encoding cyanate hydratase, translated as MEDSQNKANVTRRLQIIKLRSGKTFNQIAEETGFTNVYVAQLFKRQAQLKAETAPKLRDALPDLPEELLDEMMKPPLRSYDPNLIQEPTVYRLNEAVMHFGESIKEIINEEFGDGIMSAIDFYCSVDKVKGVDGKERVVVTFDGKYLPYTEQKTEHMVSRLRLQ; from the exons ATGGAAGACAGCCAGAACAAAGCCAACGTCACCCGCCGCCTCCAAATCATAAAGCTAAGATCAGGCAAAACCTTCAATCAAATAGCAGAGGAAACCGGGTTTACCAATGTCTACGTAGCTCAGCTCTTTAAACGCCAGGCTCAGCTCAAGGCTGAAACCGCCCCTAAGCTACGGGATGCCTTGCCTGACCTGCCCGAGGAGCTTCTCGATGAGATGATGAAGCCACCCTTGCGGTCCTATGATCCTAACCTTATCCAAGAACCTACTGTTTACAG GTTGAATGAGGCAGTCATGCATTTTGGTGAAAGTATAAAGGAGATTATCAATGAAGAGTTTGGTGATGGCAT CATGTCAGCTATAGACTTCTACTGCTCTGTTGATAAAGTTAAAGGTGTCGACGGGAAAGAACGTGTTGTTGTGACGTTTGATGGAAAATACTTGCCTTATACTGAGCAG AAGACAGAGCATATGGTTTCAAGACTACGGCTGCAATGA